From one Culex quinquefasciatus strain JHB chromosome 3, VPISU_Cqui_1.0_pri_paternal, whole genome shotgun sequence genomic stretch:
- the LOC6046848 gene encoding snake venom 5'-nucleotidase has protein sequence MAGFASQAALRSRWGDLVDSGSASIETSEVSQGLKNVVGWLKQASVEVREAGKRAVTQLQTSTPNLLHLTTTTTGATGSTLFRTGQDEHRGDTMTASGHDKLTILHYNDVYNIDATCKQEPIGGAARFATAVKSYDHLNPLVLFSGDAFSPSMLSTFTRGEQMVPVLNAVGTHCAVFGNHDFDHGLDVLAEWVEKTTFPWLMSNVVDNETGRPLGGGKITHILHHNDVKVGLIGLVEKEWLDTLPTIDPNEVTYIDFIKAGNQLADELHNQGCDIIIALTHMRTPNDIELAKHSGHIDLILGGHDHVFEILNIEDTHVIKSGTDFRQFSRIGVNTVRNEQGKIGIVVEKVDVSSTKYNEDPALKEDLKKYSETIESKMDEVLGTFSVELEGRFASIRTSETNLGNWICDVALAATGADAVMINSGTFRSDQIHQAGPFTMRDLVNIIPMQDPLIVLEVTGKILHEALENSVSTYPKLEGRFPQIAGMSFAFDPTQPPGRRVEARLVRIGDEWLNLEQIYTLCIKSYIYGGCDGYTMFKGCKVLMDDDAAPELGLAIQNHFKAIDVRMGKTHHTKHRQSLVTLSRRHSMIQMLENLELDGPTPIRRKSYVSQPKHASMEHVNRGKLMRRASLDDLEQNSCQLAPTIQHRIIVVQNQDHMHEMILRRETIEANSVIKETDELTP, from the exons ATGGCCGGCTTTGCGTCCCAGGCGGCCCTGCGGTCCCGGTGGGGCGACCTCGTGGACAGTGGTTCCGCCAGCATCGAAACGTCCGAGGTGTCCCAGGGGCTTAAGAACGTCGTCGGATGGCTCAAACAG GCCTCGGTGGAAGTGCGTGAGGCCGGCAAACGTGCCGTGACACAGCTGCAGACGAGTACGCCGAACCTGCTCCACCTGACGACGACCACCACCGGTGCCACCGGAAGTACGCTGTTCCGAACGGGCCAGGACGAGCACCGCGGCGACACAATGACGGCGAGCGGCCACGACAAGCTGACCATTCTGCACTACAACGACGTGTACAACATCGATGCGACGTGCAAGCAGGAACCGATCGGCGGGGCGGCCCGGTTCGCCACCGCCGTCAAGTCCTACGACCACCTGAACCCGCTGGTGCTGTTCAGCGGGGATGCGTTCTCGCCGAGCATGC TTAGCACCTTCACCCGGGGAGAACAGATGGTGCCGGTGCTGAATGCCGTCGGAACGCACTGTGCCGTGTTTGGGAATCACGATTTTG ATCACGGCCTGGACGTCCTGGCGGAGTGGGTCGAAAAGACGACCTTCCCGTGGCTGATGTCGAACGTCGTAGACAACGAGACGGGACGGCCGCTGGGCGGAGGTAAAATCACCCACATCCTGCACCACAACGACGTCAAGGTGGGCCTCATCGGGCTGGTCGAGAAGGAATGGCTGGACACGCTGCCCACGATCGACCCAAACGAGGTCACGTACATCGACTTCATCAAGGCCGGCAACCAGCTGGCGGACGAACTGCACAACCAGGGCTGTGACATAATTATCGCGCTGACGCACATGCGGACTCCCAACGACATCGAACTGGCCAAGCACAGCGGGCACATTGATCTGATCCTGGGCGGGCACGATCACGTGTTTGAGATCCTGAACATCGAGGACACGCACGTGATCAAGTCGGGTACGGATTTCCGACAGTTTTCGCGAATCGGCGTCAACACCGTACGGAACGAACAGGGCAAGATTGGCATCGTGGTCGAAAAGGTCGACGTGAGTTCAACAAAGTACAACGAAGATCCGGCACTGAAAGAGGACTTGAAGAAGTACTCCGAAACGATCGAATCCAAAATGGACGAAGTGTTGGGAACGTTTTCGGTGGAGCTCGAAGGACGATTCGCGTCGATTCGAACTTCGGAAACGAACCTCGGAAACTGGATCTGTGATGTGGCGTTGGCTGCCACCGGTGCCGACGCGGTCATGATCAACTCCGGAACCTTTCGATCCGACCAAATCCACCAAGCTGGCCCCTTCACGATGCGTGACTTGGTCAACATCATCCCCATGCAGGACCCACTGATAGTGCTCGAAGTAACCGGCAAGATTCTGCACGAAGCCCTCGAAAACTCCGTGTCAACCTACCCAAAACTAGAAGGTCGCTTCCCCCAGATCGCCGGAATGTCATTCGCGTTCGATCCCACCCAACCTCCCGGACGCAGAGTCGAAGCCCGCCTAGTCCGCATCGGCGACGAATGGCTCAACCTGGAACAGATCTACACGCTGTGCATCAAGAGTTACATCTACGGCGGTTGCGACGGCTACACCATGTTCAAGGGCTGCAAAGTCCTGATGGACGACGACGCCGCGCCAGAACTCGGACTCGCCATCCAGAACCACTTCAAGGCGATCGACGTGCGCATGGGCAAGACGCACCACACCAAACATCGACAATCGCTGGTGACGCTGTCCCGGCGGCACAGCATGATCCAGATGCTGGAGAACCTGGAGCTGGACGGGCCGACGCCGATCCGGAGGAAGTCGTACGTGAGTCAGCCCAAGCACGCCAGCATGGAGCACGTGAACCGGGGAAAG CTGATGAGACGggcctcgttggacgatctggaGCAGAATAGCTGTCAACTGGCGCCGACGATACAGCACCGGATAATTGTCGTGCAGAACCAGGAT